A region from the Sandaracinus amylolyticus genome encodes:
- a CDS encoding tRNA-uridine aminocarboxypropyltransferase codes for MSEEHCEKCGKPRAICVCDRVVSLPTTLRVLVLRHPQEDDAILGTAPLLAASLPSCEVRTGLSWASLAHALDREDADPTRWAVVYPTKIDPTVSAEARERPVLVLDRKGRERDADAPALEGIVVLDGTWSQAKALWWRNPWLLKLSRVVLRPREPSIYGRARKEPRREYVSTLEAVADVLPALGEPETTRDQLRRLMRTMVQRYRDQQTR; via the coding sequence GTGTCCGAAGAGCATTGCGAGAAGTGCGGCAAGCCGCGCGCGATCTGCGTCTGCGATCGTGTGGTGTCCCTCCCGACGACGCTGCGCGTGCTCGTGCTCCGGCACCCGCAGGAGGACGACGCGATCCTCGGCACCGCGCCGCTCCTCGCCGCGTCGCTGCCGTCGTGCGAGGTGCGCACCGGGCTCTCGTGGGCATCGCTCGCGCACGCGCTCGATCGCGAGGACGCGGACCCGACGCGCTGGGCCGTGGTGTATCCCACCAAGATCGATCCCACCGTGTCCGCGGAGGCGCGCGAGCGACCGGTGCTCGTGCTCGATCGCAAGGGACGCGAGCGCGACGCCGACGCGCCGGCGCTCGAGGGCATCGTCGTGCTCGACGGAACGTGGAGCCAGGCGAAGGCGCTGTGGTGGCGCAACCCCTGGCTGCTCAAGCTCTCGCGCGTGGTGCTGCGCCCGCGCGAGCCGTCGATCTACGGGCGCGCGCGCAAGGAGCCGCGCCGCGAGTACGTCTCGACGCTCGAGGCGGTCGCCGACGTGCTCCCCGCGCTGGGCGAGCCGGAGACGACGCGCGATCAGCTGCGCCGCCTGATGCGCACGATGGTGCAGCGCTACCGCGATCAGCAGACGCGCTGA
- a CDS encoding sigma-54-dependent Fis family transcriptional regulator: protein MSDLDRLERLRGVQVARSILEKAFSLQLTIVGPEGPLAHARGGVMSGSSEVCRTALFTREGFQRCDAFYRALAADGAAGERARPCHLGLASIAVPVEVGDGVVAHVVASGFVATALQGCAPADPATLATALRELDPSLVDPSQPVRKLPVVRGDREQVVRSILRTAAEEIAEHVDDERRRLRARAGTSPGAWGIVGTSPRMREVFELLRRVASSDAAVLITGESGTGKELVARALHDHGPRTGKPFVAQSCGAVPDDVLESTLFGHVRGAFSGAVRSGEGLFGAAHGGTLFLDEVAEMSPAMQVKLLRVLSDGSYLPVGDTRPRTSDVRVITATHRDLAAMVQRGEFRQDLYYRLHVIPIALPPLRDRTGDLPLLVEHFLRDADSEIMPTRVSASAWRCLERYQWPGNVRELRAEIDRWAVTAAGEPEIGPEHLSPALRDAGGYAGQSGGEAAAAAASGQGSLQAAVDGLERAILVRGLERTGGNRTRLARELQISRTTLNERIKKFGLE, encoded by the coding sequence GTGTCGGATCTCGATCGCCTGGAGCGCTTGCGCGGTGTGCAGGTCGCGCGCTCGATCCTCGAGAAGGCGTTCTCGCTGCAGCTGACCATCGTCGGGCCCGAGGGCCCGCTCGCGCACGCGCGCGGCGGCGTGATGAGCGGCTCCTCCGAGGTGTGTCGCACCGCGCTCTTCACGCGCGAGGGCTTCCAGCGCTGCGACGCGTTCTACCGCGCGCTCGCCGCGGACGGCGCGGCGGGCGAGCGGGCCCGGCCGTGTCACCTCGGCCTCGCGTCGATCGCGGTGCCGGTCGAGGTCGGCGACGGAGTGGTCGCGCACGTCGTCGCGTCGGGCTTCGTCGCGACGGCGCTGCAGGGCTGCGCGCCCGCCGATCCCGCGACGCTCGCGACCGCGCTGCGCGAGCTCGATCCCTCGCTCGTCGATCCCTCGCAGCCGGTCCGGAAGCTCCCGGTCGTGCGCGGCGATCGCGAGCAGGTCGTGCGCTCGATCCTCCGCACCGCCGCCGAGGAGATCGCGGAGCACGTCGACGACGAGCGGCGACGGCTGCGCGCGCGCGCCGGCACGTCGCCCGGCGCGTGGGGCATCGTCGGCACGTCGCCGCGGATGCGCGAGGTGTTCGAGCTGCTGCGTCGTGTCGCGAGCAGCGACGCCGCGGTGCTGATCACCGGCGAGAGCGGGACCGGCAAGGAGCTCGTCGCGCGCGCGCTGCACGATCACGGACCGCGCACGGGCAAGCCCTTCGTCGCGCAGTCGTGCGGCGCGGTGCCCGACGACGTGCTCGAGAGCACGCTGTTCGGCCACGTGCGCGGCGCGTTCTCGGGCGCGGTGCGCAGCGGCGAGGGGCTCTTCGGCGCGGCGCACGGCGGGACGCTCTTCCTCGACGAGGTCGCGGAGATGTCGCCCGCGATGCAGGTGAAGCTGCTGCGCGTGCTCTCCGACGGCTCGTACCTGCCGGTCGGCGACACCCGGCCGCGCACGTCGGACGTGCGGGTGATCACCGCGACGCACCGCGATCTCGCGGCGATGGTGCAGCGCGGCGAGTTCCGACAGGACCTCTACTACCGCCTCCACGTGATCCCGATCGCGCTGCCGCCGCTGCGCGATCGGACCGGCGATCTGCCGCTGCTCGTCGAGCACTTCCTGCGGGATGCCGACAGCGAGATCATGCCCACGCGCGTGAGCGCGTCGGCGTGGCGTTGCCTCGAGCGCTACCAGTGGCCGGGCAACGTGCGCGAGCTGCGCGCGGAGATCGATCGCTGGGCGGTCACCGCGGCGGGCGAGCCCGAGATCGGCCCGGAGCATCTCTCTCCCGCGCTCCGCGATGCCGGCGGCTATGCGGGCCAGTCGGGCGGCGAGGCAGCCGCCGCGGCCGCGTCCGGACAAGGCAGCCTGCAGGCCGCGGTCGACGGGCTCGAGCGCGCGATCCTGGTGCGCGGGCTCGAGCGCACCGGCGGCAATCGGACGCGCCTCGCGCGTGAGCTCCAGATCAGCCGCACCACGCTCAACGAGCGCATCAAGAAGTTCGGGCTCGAGTGA
- a CDS encoding C1 family peptidase has translation MRIANHSTRVSTLALILVAALVGCENERPADESDAGTREDAGAAPVTARGECRLFPLANGRQVCLLTEPQGPTVEAAMRESSEGVAVEPLLDPDFVGPLPSSHDLRGESLGGCLQVRDQRECGWCVAHAAGAVLDALYCAEGCPPPRVSMGHLWSTGHGGTIGDCGFGWDVEEGMRAVTGATPLVPESTWPYTGGARSMNDTRPSDATLMADGRYRATGYTMIPNDADKLERMKRVLASGRAIAVWSGLCWSGGWGDGQATIQAPMLPCAADGVSDYDGYHAYTIVGYDDATMEFIALNSWGQDWGQNGYMRLSYDFVQNEVSGGGYLQDIDRSHGACEMPDGGMPPGSTAERCTGITACAACAETTGCLWCDGRCVASDDTGTAPATGSCTMPDQSATRGAECALPMDACTSNTDCASCADAPGCAWCEQRGACIAWPGGAGTCGDRRLATSRDQCNDVTRACEMASDCGACTMLEGCGWCGGASGSIHSAPGTTSCFGGDATGADRASCGAGWVGPAGMCPMPPMPDAGMADDGGASDGGTSSDAGTGGDGGTTGPVCGMVGGPCYVDAQCCDGMQCVANACRDASRCGVEGVTCANGSQCCGGLSCLPATFGGGRACCVGFEGGSCETEADCCGEMTCDGGRCRKRRAGQSCASNWDCAGTLRCNGGSCS, from the coding sequence ATGCGGATAGCCAACCACTCGACGCGGGTTTCCACGCTCGCGCTCATCCTCGTCGCGGCGCTCGTCGGTTGTGAGAACGAGCGCCCAGCGGACGAGAGCGACGCCGGAACCCGTGAGGACGCGGGCGCTGCGCCGGTCACGGCACGCGGTGAGTGCCGCCTCTTCCCGCTCGCGAACGGGCGACAGGTCTGCCTCCTCACCGAGCCGCAGGGCCCGACCGTCGAGGCGGCGATGCGCGAGAGCAGCGAAGGCGTGGCGGTCGAGCCGCTGCTCGATCCCGACTTCGTCGGCCCGCTCCCGTCGAGCCACGATCTGCGCGGCGAGTCGCTCGGCGGCTGCTTGCAGGTGCGCGATCAGCGCGAGTGCGGCTGGTGCGTCGCGCACGCCGCGGGCGCGGTGCTCGACGCGCTCTACTGCGCCGAGGGCTGCCCGCCGCCGCGCGTGTCGATGGGCCACCTCTGGTCCACCGGCCACGGCGGGACGATCGGCGACTGCGGCTTCGGGTGGGACGTCGAGGAGGGCATGCGCGCGGTGACCGGCGCGACCCCGCTCGTGCCCGAGTCGACGTGGCCGTACACCGGCGGCGCGCGCTCGATGAACGACACGCGCCCGAGCGACGCGACGCTGATGGCCGACGGTCGTTATCGCGCGACGGGGTACACGATGATCCCGAACGACGCGGACAAGCTCGAGCGCATGAAGCGCGTGCTCGCGTCGGGCCGTGCGATCGCGGTCTGGAGCGGCCTCTGCTGGAGCGGCGGCTGGGGCGACGGCCAGGCGACGATCCAGGCGCCGATGCTCCCGTGCGCGGCCGACGGAGTGAGCGACTACGACGGCTACCACGCGTACACGATCGTCGGCTACGACGACGCCACGATGGAGTTCATCGCGCTGAACTCCTGGGGTCAGGACTGGGGCCAGAACGGGTACATGCGTCTGTCGTACGACTTCGTGCAGAACGAAGTGAGCGGCGGCGGCTACCTGCAGGACATCGATCGCTCGCACGGCGCGTGCGAGATGCCCGACGGCGGGATGCCTCCGGGATCCACCGCCGAGCGCTGCACCGGGATCACCGCGTGCGCGGCGTGCGCGGAGACGACGGGATGCCTGTGGTGCGACGGTCGCTGCGTCGCGAGCGACGACACCGGCACCGCGCCCGCGACGGGCTCGTGCACGATGCCCGATCAGTCGGCGACCCGCGGCGCGGAGTGCGCGCTGCCGATGGACGCGTGCACCTCGAACACCGACTGCGCGAGCTGCGCCGACGCGCCCGGATGCGCGTGGTGCGAGCAGCGCGGCGCGTGCATCGCGTGGCCGGGCGGCGCCGGGACGTGTGGCGATCGACGCCTCGCGACGTCGCGCGACCAGTGCAACGACGTGACGCGCGCGTGCGAGATGGCGAGCGACTGCGGCGCGTGCACGATGCTCGAGGGCTGCGGCTGGTGCGGCGGCGCGTCGGGCTCGATCCACAGCGCGCCCGGCACGACGAGCTGCTTCGGTGGCGACGCGACGGGCGCGGATCGCGCGTCGTGTGGGGCGGGCTGGGTCGGGCCCGCGGGGATGTGCCCGATGCCTCCGATGCCCGACGCGGGCATGGCCGACGACGGCGGCGCGAGCGACGGCGGGACGAGCAGCGACGCGGGCACCGGCGGCGACGGCGGCACCACCGGGCCGGTCTGCGGCATGGTCGGCGGGCCCTGCTACGTCGACGCGCAGTGCTGCGACGGCATGCAGTGCGTCGCGAACGCGTGCCGTGACGCGTCGCGGTGCGGCGTCGAGGGCGTCACGTGCGCGAACGGATCGCAGTGCTGCGGTGGTCTGTCGTGCCTGCCCGCGACGTTCGGCGGTGGACGTGCGTGCTGCGTCGGGTTCGAGGGCGGCAGCTGCGAGACCGAAGCGGACTGCTGCGGCGAGATGACGTGCGACGGCGGTCGCTGCCGGAAGCGTCGCGCGGGACAGAGCTGCGCGAGCAACTGGGACTGCGCGGGCACCCTGCGCTGCAACGGCGGCTCGTGTAGCTGA